DNA from Aggregatimonas sangjinii:
AAAATTGATTTTGCCATCTATGATCCAACTGAATTTTCCTTTAAAGGCAATATTGTTTTCCTGAAGTTCCCCTTCTTTAAATAAAGTGCCGAATTCATCTTTGGTCTTAACCTCTGCTCCTAAGCTCAAAGTTGTATTCAAATTGTTACTTCTGTTTTTCAATGACCTCAGGTCGATGTTCCAAAGAAAATCGAATGTTTTTTTAGTGGTATTGTAACTTCCCGAAAACTTGGTGAAGCTAACATCGGTACCACCGGAGTAAAAGGTAGAAATTTCGTTGGCCAAAAAAGTATTGAGCATTTTATCATTATAAATTCCCTTTTTTAATAATCGCTTCTGTGCATCAAATTTCTTTGCTTCTTCCAGCAAAAGTTCAAGATTATAGTAAGGTCCGACACCTTTACTTTCTTGTTCGATTAGCCTTTCTAGCTGTGCAAGCTGTTCATCATTTTTAGCTCTTTTTTTTGCTATGGCGACTGCCTTATTGAATATTGATTTATTGTAATTTTTTACTGCCGATTGCACTAAAATCTTAATATTTTCAGATTTTAGATTTCTAATTTCTTCACTATTTAAATTTTGGTCCTGTGCTGTTATACTGAAAATAAATACCAAAAAAAATGATATTGTTAATAGAATATTATTTTTCATCTCGGTCTGGGTTTTGGTTAATATACCAAGCAAGTTAGTAAAGCTTGCCTATCAAAAACATACCCAAAGATGGGTATTTTTGCTTTCCCATTTTACACAAAAAGCTGCTGTAATAGCCCTTTTTTAAATAGTTGCGTTTTTTCTATTTGTTGAGCAACCGTTTCTATTTTGGTGTCTAGCGCAGATAAATAGTTGGCGATTTGATGTTGTTCTTCTTTGGATGGAAAAGGAACTTTAAACTTCTTTAAATCACTTCCATTAATTGAATTTATTGTTGCTCCTAAATTTCTATGCACTTCTTTCTTATATTCTTTGGAATCAAAATAATGAAGTAAAAAATCATTGTAATCACTTCTGTAAATTGTCATAAAAGCACCAAACGCCAATCCTTCTGATTCCTTATCTATTCTTGCATTTTTACCAATTAATCTTTTACTACCATTTCGAACGCAAATCAATACATCATTTTCTTGGACTGAATTAAAGTTGTCAACATTTACAAATACGTTATCATTAAAATCCAATTTTCTACCCTGAACATTAGATGACCTTAACACTAAAACACCTTCATCTTCTTCAACAATTTCTTTTGGACTATAAGTTAAACCTGAGACTATGCAGCCAACCTCTCCCAACCTCTTATCCTCCCAATCCGGATATTCACTACCATCTTCTTTTTTAAACCGCAACTGCTGGCTAAAAAGCTGCTGCATCACCCCTTTTTTGTACTGCTCCAACAGCTCCTGCTTTTGAGTGAGTTGCTGGATTCTGGTATCGACTGCGGTTAAAAAACGGGCGATTTTTTGTTGTTCGGGGAGGGGTGGAAGATTTAGCTTAAGTGATTTTAATTGCCTGCTATAAATATGTACAACTGAATTTCCTTGAGCCAGCCTTGCAATATCAAATTTCTTTTTACTATTTAAATAGTATGAAAGAAAGATTCCATCTTTTTCTGTTTTAATGATATTTAAATCCCCTCCCAAAGCAACTCCTTTTTTAGTAACACAAGCAGCCGTTGCAATATCGATTTGTGTTTCTCCAGAGGCAGGAATTATAACATAATTCTCCTCACTAAAAACTAAATCTTCAATAGGTATGTTAGTTTTGGATTTAACGTTTGTTATTACTTCATCATACTCTGTGTATAGTTCTCCATACCTAATACATTCTGTTTTTCCGTCATCAACGATGTCCGCTTTTGAAATATTCTTGCCTTTACTAAATGATGCAATTTGTCCTAAAATATTTTCTTCCCACTCACCTTCAAATTCCTTAAAGCGTAGTTGTGGCACTAGGGAGTAAGATGAACTTGCTCGATCCTGGTTCGCAATGGTATTAGGCATGGTATTTATGGTTTGGGCCATTCTTAATTGAATTGTACTATTTAATTAACATATTCCCTAAACGTGTTAACGAAATGACGTTTTTGTTAACATGTTTTGTCAATACGTTAAACTTTTGCTTGAAATGCTAACATATTTCAAAGTTTGTAGTCATATTGTGTAAAAAGGGCCATCAAGGCCGTATTAATAAAATATACGTCTCTTCCAATTTTAACTTTTTCCAACAACTTATCGGCATGGCTTGCAACTGTATCCAGATACTTCGCAGCAGTTTGCCGGGTGACATTTAGGTCTTTTTCCAAAAAGTCGATCTTAGTATACGGGTGCATAAAAAGGTTGTTTATTAAGTCTTGACTATAAATTTTTGCATAGTCTTTTCGAATAGTATGTTTGTAATTTTGCATAGCCTGTTTAATCCCTTTTACAAGACTTATGCTTTGTTTGGCAACCGATTCAACGCCTTCAATAACGAATAAAATCCATGCTTCCCAAGTATCTTCATCCCTTACCGATTGAAGCAAAGCATAATATTGAGCCTTGTTCTGAATAAAATATCGGCTTAGATAAAGTGTTGGGTAGTCTAACAGCTCTTTTGCAATGAGATATAAAATATTGAGTATTCTTCCCAGTCTTCCATTCCCATCATAAAATGGATGAATACTTTCAAATTGGTGGTGAATAATGGCCATTTTAATCAAAGGGTCCACATTATCCATATTATCGTCATTTATATAGTCGATAAGATTGCTCATAAAGCTTTTGATATCATGCGCATTTTGAGGAGGGGTATAGACAACCTCTTTGGTTTTATCATTTTTTAAGTCTGTTCCAGGCACGATTCTGTAACCTGCATCGTTTTGTTCCAATTCTTGATGAATTGATAATATAAGACCATTGGTAATCAATCTTTTCTCCTCAACAAAAGAAAACCCTTTCTTAAGTGCGGTCGAATAATGCTGAACTTCTTTTGCAGCAACATTTTTCACGAGATTAAGATTCAGTCCTGCCCTAAATAATTCATCATGCGTTGTAATGATGTTTTCTATGGCCGAACTATCCTTTGCCTCTTGTAAGGCCAATGTGTTCAATAAGATACCAACATTGGGTACTGTCGCATGAACACCTTTTAATTCGGCTAGTGCCGCACGTGCGAACGCCAATTTTTTCAGAACCTTCTTGCTTTCTAAATCTTTGGTAAGCGGTAATTTTGGAATACTATAATTCATATTTAAAACGGTGTATCAATACCCAATTCTTTGCAAAACTCGGCTATGGTAGTATTGGTGGTATCCATGTCTTTTTCTAAGTCTTTTAACTGGTCGGAAACAGCCTGCAGGTCCACTGGTTCTTCTTCTTCAAAAGTATCTACATACCGAGGGATATTAAGGTTGTAATCGTTTTCGCGTACTTCTTCTAACGTCGCCACATAGCTGTATTTGTCCACTTCGGCTTCGCTCAGCGCACCGTTGACATAACTTCGATACGTGACAATAATTTTATCAATATGTTCTGGTAACAATACATTTTGGGTCTTTACTTTTTCAAAAGCATTACTGGCATCAATAAATAAAATACGGTCGCTGAGCGTAGTCGAAGCACGGTGTTTTTTTAAGACCAAAATACAGGTTGGGATGCTTGTGCCGTAAAATATATTGGCTGGTAGGCCGATGACGGCATCGAGCTGGTTTTTATCCTCGATAAGGTATTTGCGTATATGGCCTTCGGCAGCACCTCTAAAAAGCACACCATGAGGTAGCACACAGGCCATGGTGCCATTATCGTCCAACTGGTGGACCATGTGCTGTACAAAGGCAAAGTCGGCCTTGCTTTTGGGTGCCATTTTACCATAAGGTGAAAAGCGCTCGTCACTAATAATGGCATCGGGATTCCACTTGGCCGAAAATGGCGGATTGGCCACTATGGCTTCAAAACGTTGGTCGCTATGCTTTGGTGACGGGTTCACCAAGGTATCTTCATTATAAATATCGAAACGTTTGTAATGCACATCGTGCATTATCATGTTCATACGACACAAGTTATAGGTGGTTGGGTTGCTTTCTTGTCCGTAAAATCCACCTACTTCCTTTACTTCTTTTGCCACTCGCAAGAGTAATGAGCCGGAACCACAAGTTGGGTCGTAAACACTTTTGAGTCGGTTTTTGCCGGTTGTGACAATTTGCGCCAAAATCTTGGATACCTGTTGCGGGGTATAGAATTCGCCGGCTTTTTTTCCGGCACCTGAAGCGAATTGCCCAATAAGGTATTCGTAAGCATCACCCAACAAATCGCTTTCCCGGTTTTCTAAATCGAAATTTATACCTTCTAAATGGGTGAGCACTTTAACAATGAGTTCGTTTTTGGCTTCTTCGGTTTTGCCGAGTTTGCTACTGGTGAGATCCAAGTCTTCAAAGAGGTTGCCAAAGTCGTCCTCGCTTTCGCTTCCCATGGTGCTTTGTTCGATATTGGTCAACACCTTTTGAAGGTCTTCCAATATAAACTTGTTGACACCTCCCGAGTTACCGCGTTTGGCAAGTTCGCTAAAGAGTTCGGTGGGTTTCAAAAAGTAGCCAAGTGCATCGAGCGCATCCAGTTTAATGGCTCCCATATATTCCTTTTCCATAGGATGACCAATGATTTGGTCATAGGTCAACCCGTCTGGCGCTAAAGCCTTGTTGGCCTGTAAGGCCATTTTTCGGCTCAAGTATTTGTAAAAGATAAAGCCTAGTATATAATCACGAAAATCATCGGCATCCATATTACCACGAAGGTCGTTGGCGATGTTCCAAAGGGTTTGGTGTAGTTGTTGTTGGTCTTCTGACATGTATTAATTTCAATTTGTCCGAATGTACTAAAACCCCCACAAACCTAGAGACAAAAATTTTAAAAATACATTTTGTGAATCTATCTAATGTCATGCACAACCAATTGCCTTTTTTTGTGCACGTTCAACTTGATATGCACAACTATTTCCATTTTTTTGTTCTTATGAATAGCATCAAATGCGATGGCTTATCATCATTTAACTGTTTTTAAAACCCTGATACGCCACATTTTTTCAAAAAAACATAAATAAAATGTCCCCAAAAAGTTTTATGCGCGATATACTTAAAAACCGCATAAACACACTAATATGAAACTAGGACAAAACCTCTTTAAAAAAGACCAGTCGCTTTGGGGCAAGCCCCTAATCGCCTACGACGACACTAAAATGAATGCACTGTTTTCAGAAATGCATCAAGCTGAAAATAGTGAGGCCGTTCCTGTACGCTCTACACCGCAAGGGCCCGAAGTCTCCCTGGAGACCGAGCTGTATTTGATGTTGCACTCATAACTCGCAACTCATAACTCATAACTCTTTCCAAATGGTATTCACCAATCAACAGCTTAAAAACATGGCGTATCGCTCCGCGAATCTAGGCATGCGGCCACAGGAAGATTTTATCTTGGACGAAAAGAAAATCATCAATGGCTACAAAGCTCAAAAATATGGCCTCAACGAACGTATTGGCGAACTGGGCGAATCGCTCTCCGACCATATTCGTAAAATGGAGCTGGTCAAAGGGCAATTGTCCAAAGAAGTAGTGGCGGTGAACAAGTCGAATACCGCGGCCATCGAACAGGAAATTACACATCAAAAAGGGCTCATCACCCATCAAAAAACGGACATCAAAAACCATATTCGCCGTTGTCAACTCAACGGCGATTCCCTAGAAAGTGCCTTTAACGTAGACGAAATCAACAGTGCCGAAGATTTCGAACCGGCAGCGGCACAACCGAAAGTGAAAGCACAACCGAAAAGCAAACAGAAACGGATACCGATTTGGTTGCTGTATGTCATCGAGGTCCTATTTATTTTCGGCGAAGGGGTGTTGTTCTACAACATCCTGACCGAAACCCATGACCTTCCCGAAATCATCCTACGGTCGGTCTTTTTTATTCCCATCGTCTTTTCTGCGAGTTTTTTGACCTCCCGGAAGCTACCGTTGCGGTGGGTATGGCTGCCCACACTGTTGATTCTAAGTGTCTATACCATACTGACCTTTACGGTCATGGAATGGTTCTTTGAATCGCAAGCGTTGGAGGAAACGCTCACCTTCACCGACTTCTTTATCAAAAACGGTTTCCTGATACTTGGGGCGGTCATGATGGTCACGCTGGCCTTGTTCCTTTCGAATGCGGTAAAGAGTATTTACAATCGTTCCGATGCCCAGGAGAAAGTGAAAAAGCCAGTCGTTGAAGTAGAAGAAATCACAACAGAAAAATCCCCCCAGCAATTGGATCTGGATTTAAAGTTCCGCGAACTCAAAGGGGCCTACAAACGCCTAAAAAAGTTGGAAAATCAACAATTGGAATCCCATGAAGCGGGAAAAAACGAATTCAAACGGATTTTGGGTGATGTGACCGTACTGGAGCAACAAGCCAATGGCATTTCCGAAAAAATCGGGGCATGTGAAAAAGAACTGAGCACCTTGGAAATCAATTCCTTCGAAGAACTGAGCAAATACCGCGAGCACTTTGAGAATTATTGCGATAGCGACCAGCTCCTTCGATGGAAGCAGTTTGATTTTATGGAGGTGTGAGGAGGGAGGTACGAGGTACGAAGTGGGAAGTGGGAAGCTCGAAGCTCGAAGCTCGAAGTTGGAAGTTGGAAGTTGGAAGAGGGAAGCTCGAAGTTGGAAGTTTGATGCTGGAAATTTGATGCTGGAAGTGGGAAGTGGGGTTCGAAGTGGGAAGAGGGAAGAGGGAAGCTCGAAGCTCGAAGCTCGAAGTTGGGAGTTGTAAGTTTGAAGTTGGAAATGAGGATTGAGAGAATAGAGAATAGAGAGGTCGGGTAGGTGTTGAATGATTGCAAAATGTCACGCTGAGCTTGTCGAAGCGCACTCTTCATGGGGAATAGGTCTTCGACAGGCCTGCCTCGCCGGCAGGCAGGCTCAGCGTGACATTTTGCAGTAGTTCTATCGAAGTAGAACTTTGTGCCGGATGGGTTTGCGACAGGCCTTTAATGCCTTTCGAACCAAAATAGGTCCCGACTCAGCCTGTCTTGAGCGCAGTCGAAAGCCTCGACCAGACACATAAAAAAAAACACAAAAATGAAAAAAGCAATTATTTTCGGCACTCTAGCAATAGGAACCCTACTTTTCACAAGCTGCGAAACGGAGTGCGAGGAGGTCGTTACCAAAAACATCACGGTATTGGTCGATGCGACGGATTCGCTGTTGATCGACAAGGCGAAGCACGAACTGCGCAAGGAGAATTTTGAACAGCTGGTCAATCAAGAATTGGGGCTGACCGACAACCCGAAATGCTTTACGGTCAATTACGATTTTGGTATCATTTCTACCCAAAGCTATTACAACCCGAATTCAACGGCGCTGTCGCACACCGATTGGGGGCAGGCGCGAAACAAGCTGGTCATCGGATGGCGCGATTTTTATGCTTCCCATGAGGAAAACCTGAAAAGCCTCGATTCCGTGGGTATGATGGAAAGTACCTCCCTCTTTCCCACCTTGATCAAGGCCATCAACAAGACCGAAGGTACCATCATCGTGGTCAGCGATCTGATCGAGAACAATCCAGCGGTCAATTTTTATAAGAATCCGCCCATCACCCCCGAACAAATGGACACGGCCTACGATAAAATGGTACAGTACTATTTGCCCGATAACCTTCATCACAAAGACAAACGGCAGGTCATTTTTATCGTGATGTCGGAACCGAAAAACGATGCCGTCGTACATAAGGCTAGGGCATTTTGGAAGTATACCCTTGAGGAGAACCTCGGCCTGAATGTCTCCTTCGCAGACGGAATCTCAACCCTGTAGCCATGCCTGCGGTCGTCGCTTATCTCTTGCTTGTCTTCTTGGCGGTACTGTCGTGCGTGTTGTTTTACATTCCGCGGAACAACTGGTTCAATGCCCGTGTGGCGAAGGAAGAAGGCTGGGGTACATTTAAGATCCTGTTAATCGGCATGTGTACCAGTCTGCTGTGTTTTGTGTTCAGCAAATTGCTCTTTTCGGCCTTCTGTCTCAGTATTTCCTCCAGTATTATCGAATACAACATTTTGATGAACAATGTGTATTGGTATGATTCCGAGCTGCTTTCACCCTTGCGGAACATCAAATACCCCATTTCCTATTTCGGAATGCATACGCTCTCCTATTTTGCCGGCTTGTACGCGGTGCTCTTTTGTTTGAGCAAACTGAACATCACCTCAAGTTACAATCTCTCCCATGATCGATTGAAACTCCAATTCATGTGTTTGGGGCTGTTTATGTTTTTCGAGACGCTGCTGTACGTTTCCTATCCTTTTCAAACCTTTGACAGTGCTTGGCGGGTGTTCCATAATTTCTTGGCGGTCTTTTTGGCCAGACTGCATTTTACGGCCTGTTTGTTTATCGCCGCCTGGTTGCATTTTCATCACGAATGGGTGAAACTAGCGGTGAAAGCAAAGGTCTTGTCCGTTCGTTTTCATTGGCTCTCCGGCGTCTTTGAATCGGTCCGGAATACCTTGGCTTTTTTTGTGACCTTGGGTGCCCTTTTTCTGCTGCCCGCCTACATCAGAATGTATTCGTCCTCCAGTTTCGGCCTGTTTGTGGCGCTGCTCTTTAACGGCGGACTGCTGTTCGTCTTCTGGCGATGGGTAAGTCCGGCCATCTATCATCTGATGCGCTTTATTTCCGATTTCGAAAAACGAAAAGCGGTTTGAAGAGGGAGCTATGAGGGACAAGGTAAAAGGTACGAAATACGATGTACGAAGTGGTAGGTAATAGGCCTGCCTGCCGGCACACAGGCGCAGTGCTTTGGTGTTCCTAGGTGCCTCGACGGCGCTCAGCATGACAGTAGGCGGTTTATGATTAGCGTAATTGAAAATAACGAAACAAAACAGATGAACGACTGGATAAAAGCGATAGCGGTAGTGGGCGGGGTGTTTTTGGCACTGCTACTATTTCATGTGATTTGGCCGTCGAAAATGAAGATGGAGCCCCATGCCAATTTTATTTCGTCGGTGAGGGACGAGCAACAAAATATTTTGGCCGTTTTTGGGGAGAACACTATCCTTAATAATCGGTTGACGGCGGAGGAACTGAAGGCAATGAACGCTAAAGGGGAATTGAACAAGTTCCCTATTGTTCCGGTGATGTCGTACGAGGAACTTCCGGAAAGCTACGTGTATTTTTTGACCAAGGTGGAAAGCAAGAACTTTTTTGGTTTTGGAAAGGACAATGTTTTCGGTATGTCCTTTTCCGGTATTGCCCGATTATTTAAAGGGAAGGCCGACGGAGGCTCGAACATTCCCCAGCAATTATTAAAGAACGCCATCCATAAAAAAGAAGGGATGGGCACGATTTATTTGTCCCGAAAATACGGGGAGCAATTGGCGGCCTTTCAGATGGTGAAATCGGCTAGTCCGGAGGAAATTTTACTGGCCTACACCAATTACTCCGGCAACTTCTTTTACGAACGCGATTTCTCGGGCCTTATTCTGGCTTCCTATTCCATTTTTGGCCGTCCGCCGCATGCACTCAATGACCTGGAAATGCTGCTGACCGTCAAAACCTTAAAAGGTGCCAGCGAACTAAAGGCCTTATGCGATGATGGCGTCACCAACCGGGAAGCGATCAAGGCATATATTCTGGACTTTTTCGAACTGATTGCCGAAGAACCAGGGGATAAAAAACGACTACGGGAAATGCAATCCATGGAACTGTATTTCGCCAAAGGAAATCAGCTCAGAAACACCTCGGCGCTCACCAATTTTTTCCACAAGACTAAAAAGCAGACCGAACAACGTTTTGCCACCCAATACATTTCGTCAATCACCCAGGAGAATCAATCAAAACTGCAGGAAGCAACAAGTGCCTTTTCGAAGCGCTTCCAAAAACAGTTGGCGGTCGAAGGGTATGATCTGGAAGTTTCCCTAATTGCCGTAGATATCAAAACGGGAAATATCGAGGCCACTTTAGGGAACCGAAAAAATAGTGGTGCCATCGCCAATTTTACCGACTATGGGGAGGGTTTCCAATGCGGGTCTATTTTAAAACCCTTGGTGTTTCTGGAACTTTTTGAAAACTACGATTTCGATGCCAATACCAAGCTCTTCAATGGTGATTTAAAGGAATACAAATACAACCCTAGTAACGTGGGCAAAAAGCTTTTGAACAAGGAAGTACGGGTCGGGGATGTGTTGAAATACAGTCTGAACAAGGCTGCGGTGAATTATCGGGTGTATGCCAACCCCTTGGAGGTTGCCCGTCATGTGGAAGACAAACTCTCCGAAGTGGAAATTTCCTCGAATCCATCCTACAGTTTGGGAGAATCGTACATTTTGGGCACTAAGACCATGACCCCATGGGAGGTGGCCCAAGCCTATCAAATGCTATTCAATGAAGGGGAAGCGGTACCCTTGAGTCCATGGAAATACATCATCGACCCCCATCTGCAGGATACCATTTTTGATGGACGTTCGAAAAAGCGAAAAACACTGTATACAATGGCAAGTGCCAAAAGCATCAAAAGCCTATTGCCCCACGCCTTTGAAGCTGGCGGCACCTGTCATCGTTTACGGCAATTTCTGCCGAAAGAAAAGCAGTATTACGGGAAAACCGGTACGACCGGCAAGGCAAAGGACGGTTGGACGGTCTTGAGCGACGGTAAAAAATTGATCGTGGCCTGGGCCGGTTATGTCAAAAATGAAAACGGCCTGTTGAACCGAAAAGGCGCGCCGGCGATTCCCTCGAAATCCGGGGCGGGATCCGCAGGTATTCTTGCGGCGATGGCGTATAGCAAATTGTATCGGTAGAATTGCAATGCCTGGTCAAAACCTATTTTATGAGCTAGATCAAGGGCAAATTAAGAGTATGGAACGACTAAGTATCCGATAGTTTAAGGACAAAGCGTTGGCTTTGGGCCTATGCTCGGCTTGATTTTTAACCGCAAAGAACGCAAAGGTTCAGCAAAGGGCGCAAGGAATTTGTACTTAAATTTTCGTTATGAAACCAGTCCAAAATGGGATAGAATTTTTTAGAGAAATGTACGTGTTCCTTTCCTAGACTTACCTCCTTACGGTTACCGGGCTCATCGCTTTTCGCGTTTAAATTTTTAGCATCGTACCGACGCCTATGTAAACTTTAATTCACGTCGCTTAGGTAACAGGCCCATTGTACAACTAGTTTTTATTCGCTAACTTTAGAATATACCATCAGAAAAAACACCGCTTTTTGATATAAAACTACGTACCGCATCATTTGGTCCCGTTTAGCACAGAACAGGGTTATTGTACTTCCCATCAGCATGGTTGAACGTTCTTTTTACCAGCCCGGCGAACTGTAATACAATTAAAAACCGTTTTTCCCCGTGGGTATGGTAGGGTTTATCTAACCTTAGTGGTTTTATGCTATAGAGCTGAAAAGCAGCACCACCGATGAACAACTTGAACAAGAAAATAGCAGCGGATTTCAAGGGCCAAGTACCATCTGAGCAAACGCCCCCGGTTCCGGAAGATGCGTACTACAAAAAACTTGGAGCCTATCTTTTTCTACTGTATCAATTGTACCTTAAAAAGGAAACGAGCCTGGAACCGGAAATTCAGGCGGCCCTGTGGAGAAGGGTACATTTCAACGAAGACTTTGCGTTTAAAATCCGGATGTTGCAAATGGATTATTTAGGTAGTGACAGTGCCGTTTCAGAAGGCAATGTAGATCTGGCAATCAGTGGGCTGTTTCCGATTGCGGAATCGGAAATATTGGAAGCTGTTTGCGACCAATCCCAAAATACGATCAAGGAGTATAAAGCAACCGTCCTTGAATTATTGAATGCCACACCTTAAACAGCCAGTTTGGTCCGTAGGCCCAATAAGTATTTTTCGATGAGTTTCGGGTCTATTTTTTTACTGATCGGTAGCCTATAAATATCGATGATTGCCGGAAGTATATGTCGCGCGATCTTTATAGCTATTTTCTTTCCCTGCCTGCAAGCCCATTTTCGTTGCGCCTCGAACACCTTTTTTTCAGCACCGTTAAAGATATCCGGAAACTTTTGTCCCTCTATAAACCGCCTACGCAAGACTTCCTTTTTGGTCGGCTCGAAGTTCGAAAGTTCGATATAGTCTTTTACACTACGGCTCATTTCCAACAAAACGGTATTCTTATGTTCGCCCCATAGGGTATCAAAAACACAGGGCTCCGCTTCGATGTGCAGTTGCGATGCATCTTCGGCATAAGGCATCTTGCTGCGCAGCACGTTTACATAATCCAGACAAAGGTTTTTGATGACGGGAAAATAATAGGTAGTAATTTGGGCGGTGCACTTTTCGGGTATCAATTTTCCCGAGCGGTATCGTTTGAGTTCCTTAAGGTAGAGGTCCGAGAAAATACTTTTTGCATGGCCCACGAGATTTTCATGAAACCCAAGACGACGCAACCAATGTTTGATCAAGGGTTCAACGGTGGTGTAAAATCGCTTGTGATGTGTTGCATTACCCGGGTCGT
Protein-coding regions in this window:
- a CDS encoding restriction endonuclease subunit S — translated: MAQTINTMPNTIANQDRASSSYSLVPQLRFKEFEGEWEENILGQIASFSKGKNISKADIVDDGKTECIRYGELYTEYDEVITNVKSKTNIPIEDLVFSEENYVIIPASGETQIDIATAACVTKKGVALGGDLNIIKTEKDGIFLSYYLNSKKKFDIARLAQGNSVVHIYSRQLKSLKLNLPPLPEQQKIARFLTAVDTRIQQLTQKQELLEQYKKGVMQQLFSQQLRFKKEDGSEYPDWEDKRLGEVGCIVSGLTYSPKEIVEEDEGVLVLRSSNVQGRKLDFNDNVFVNVDNFNSVQENDVLICVRNGSKRLIGKNARIDKESEGLAFGAFMTIYRSDYNDFLLHYFDSKEYKKEVHRNLGATINSINGSDLKKFKVPFPSKEEQHQIANYLSALDTKIETVAQQIEKTQLFKKGLLQQLFV
- a CDS encoding Fic family protein, translated to MNYSIPKLPLTKDLESKKVLKKLAFARAALAELKGVHATVPNVGILLNTLALQEAKDSSAIENIITTHDELFRAGLNLNLVKNVAAKEVQHYSTALKKGFSFVEEKRLITNGLILSIHQELEQNDAGYRIVPGTDLKNDKTKEVVYTPPQNAHDIKSFMSNLIDYINDDNMDNVDPLIKMAIIHHQFESIHPFYDGNGRLGRILNILYLIAKELLDYPTLYLSRYFIQNKAQYYALLQSVRDEDTWEAWILFVIEGVESVAKQSISLVKGIKQAMQNYKHTIRKDYAKIYSQDLINNLFMHPYTKIDFLEKDLNVTRQTAAKYLDTVASHADKLLEKVKIGRDVYFINTALMALFTQYDYKL
- a CDS encoding type I restriction-modification system subunit M, with product MSEDQQQLHQTLWNIANDLRGNMDADDFRDYILGFIFYKYLSRKMALQANKALAPDGLTYDQIIGHPMEKEYMGAIKLDALDALGYFLKPTELFSELAKRGNSGGVNKFILEDLQKVLTNIEQSTMGSESEDDFGNLFEDLDLTSSKLGKTEEAKNELIVKVLTHLEGINFDLENRESDLLGDAYEYLIGQFASGAGKKAGEFYTPQQVSKILAQIVTTGKNRLKSVYDPTCGSGSLLLRVAKEVKEVGGFYGQESNPTTYNLCRMNMIMHDVHYKRFDIYNEDTLVNPSPKHSDQRFEAIVANPPFSAKWNPDAIISDERFSPYGKMAPKSKADFAFVQHMVHQLDDNGTMACVLPHGVLFRGAAEGHIRKYLIEDKNQLDAVIGLPANIFYGTSIPTCILVLKKHRASTTLSDRILFIDASNAFEKVKTQNVLLPEHIDKIIVTYRSYVNGALSEAEVDKYSYVATLEEVRENDYNLNIPRYVDTFEEEEPVDLQAVSDQLKDLEKDMDTTNTTIAEFCKELGIDTPF
- a CDS encoding transglycosylase domain-containing protein; protein product: MNDWIKAIAVVGGVFLALLLFHVIWPSKMKMEPHANFISSVRDEQQNILAVFGENTILNNRLTAEELKAMNAKGELNKFPIVPVMSYEELPESYVYFLTKVESKNFFGFGKDNVFGMSFSGIARLFKGKADGGSNIPQQLLKNAIHKKEGMGTIYLSRKYGEQLAAFQMVKSASPEEILLAYTNYSGNFFYERDFSGLILASYSIFGRPPHALNDLEMLLTVKTLKGASELKALCDDGVTNREAIKAYILDFFELIAEEPGDKKRLREMQSMELYFAKGNQLRNTSALTNFFHKTKKQTEQRFATQYISSITQENQSKLQEATSAFSKRFQKQLAVEGYDLEVSLIAVDIKTGNIEATLGNRKNSGAIANFTDYGEGFQCGSILKPLVFLELFENYDFDANTKLFNGDLKEYKYNPSNVGKKLLNKEVRVGDVLKYSLNKAAVNYRVYANPLEVARHVEDKLSEVEISSNPSYSLGESYILGTKTMTPWEVAQAYQMLFNEGEAVPLSPWKYIIDPHLQDTIFDGRSKKRKTLYTMASAKSIKSLLPHAFEAGGTCHRLRQFLPKEKQYYGKTGTTGKAKDGWTVLSDGKKLIVAWAGYVKNENGLLNRKGAPAIPSKSGAGSAGILAAMAYSKLYR
- a CDS encoding sigma-70 family RNA polymerase sigma factor codes for the protein MGHKPIYHPSWNTVYDYLNDPGNATHHKRFYTTVEPLIKHWLRRLGFHENLVGHAKSIFSDLYLKELKRYRSGKLIPEKCTAQITTYYFPVIKNLCLDYVNVLRSKMPYAEDASQLHIEAEPCVFDTLWGEHKNTVLLEMSRSVKDYIELSNFEPTKKEVLRRRFIEGQKFPDIFNGAEKKVFEAQRKWACRQGKKIAIKIARHILPAIIDIYRLPISKKIDPKLIEKYLLGLRTKLAV